The following coding sequences lie in one Nitratireductor mangrovi genomic window:
- the rpmE gene encoding 50S ribosomal protein L31, whose amino-acid sequence MKAKIHPDYHTIKVVMTDGTEYVTRSTWGKEGDTMHLDIDPTTHPAWTGGHQHLLDRGGRLSKFKNKFANLGI is encoded by the coding sequence ATGAAAGCCAAGATCCACCCCGACTACCACACCATCAAGGTCGTGATGACCGACGGCACCGAATATGTCACCCGCTCCACCTGGGGCAAGGAAGGCGACACGATGCATCTCGACATCGACCCGACCACGCATCCGGCTTGGACCGGCGGCCATCAGCACCTGCTCGACCGCGGCGGCCGCCTGTCGAAGTTCAAGAACAAGTTCGCCAATCTCGGCATCTGA
- a CDS encoding ABC transporter transmembrane domain-containing protein encodes MAEQAADAEARRRSLRPLATLFPYLGRYPRLVAGAVFFLLLAAGTTLTLPLAVRRMVDHGFSGQDSTFIANYFSMLIVIAAVLALASACRYYFVISLGERVVADVRRDVFAHVASLSPGFFDKVQSGEIVSRLTADTTQIKSAVGATASLALRNTILGLGALAMMVVTSPKLSLLVIAAIPVIVLPLVGFGRSVRRKSRAAQDTLAEATAFASEQIGAVRAMQAFTNEGFVAKKFAAAVESAFRAAQSSIFARSFLTFFAIFMVFSSVVAVLWMGSRDVLSGAITPGTLGQFLLYSVFAAGALGALSEVWGELSQAAGAAERLTELLAETSPIATPAHPVPLPEPARGEVEFRDVEFAYPSRPDQSALHGLSFTARRGETIAIVGPSGAGKSTVISLLLRFYDPQAGEVLIDGVDLAEADPKEARSRIALVPQDLTIFAASIRDNIAFGRPDASEAEIVAAARDAHAEEFIMKLDKGYDTPVGERGVTLSGGQRQRVAIARAILRDAPILLLDEATSALDAESETLVQAALERLMQERTTIVIAHRLATVLKADRILVLEDGRIVEEGTHASLVEKDGVYARLARLQFELGAGAFRKAAE; translated from the coding sequence ATGGCGGAGCAGGCGGCAGATGCGGAGGCACGCAGACGGTCGCTCAGGCCGCTGGCGACGCTGTTTCCCTATCTCGGCCGCTATCCGCGGCTGGTGGCGGGCGCAGTGTTCTTCCTGCTCCTGGCGGCCGGTACGACACTGACCCTGCCGCTGGCGGTCAGGCGCATGGTCGATCACGGTTTTTCCGGCCAGGATTCGACCTTCATCGCCAACTATTTCTCGATGCTGATCGTGATCGCCGCCGTCCTCGCGCTCGCCTCGGCCTGCCGCTACTATTTCGTCATCTCGCTCGGCGAGCGTGTGGTCGCGGACGTGCGCCGCGACGTCTTCGCCCATGTCGCCAGCCTCTCACCCGGCTTTTTCGACAAGGTGCAGTCGGGCGAGATCGTGTCGCGGCTGACAGCCGACACGACGCAGATCAAGTCGGCGGTCGGTGCGACCGCGTCGCTTGCCTTGCGCAACACCATCCTCGGGCTCGGCGCGCTGGCGATGATGGTCGTCACCAGTCCGAAACTGTCGCTGCTGGTGATCGCGGCCATCCCGGTCATCGTCCTGCCGCTGGTGGGGTTCGGGCGCTCGGTCAGGCGCAAGTCGCGCGCCGCCCAGGACACGCTTGCCGAGGCGACGGCGTTCGCCAGCGAGCAGATCGGCGCCGTGCGCGCCATGCAGGCCTTCACGAATGAAGGCTTCGTGGCGAAAAAATTCGCCGCCGCGGTCGAAAGCGCCTTCCGCGCCGCGCAGTCGTCGATCTTCGCACGCTCCTTCCTCACCTTCTTCGCCATCTTCATGGTGTTTTCCTCGGTGGTGGCGGTGTTGTGGATGGGCTCGCGCGACGTGCTTTCCGGCGCGATCACGCCAGGTACGCTCGGCCAGTTCCTGCTCTATTCGGTGTTTGCCGCCGGGGCGCTGGGCGCGCTGTCGGAGGTCTGGGGCGAACTCAGCCAGGCGGCGGGGGCGGCCGAGCGGCTGACCGAGCTTCTCGCCGAGACCTCCCCGATTGCTACCCCGGCCCATCCGGTGCCGTTGCCGGAACCGGCGCGCGGCGAGGTCGAGTTCCGCGACGTCGAATTCGCCTATCCCTCACGCCCCGACCAGTCGGCCCTGCACGGGCTGTCCTTCACCGCCCGGCGTGGCGAGACGATCGCGATCGTCGGCCCATCGGGCGCCGGCAAGAGCACCGTCATTTCGCTGCTCCTGCGCTTCTACGATCCGCAGGCGGGCGAGGTACTGATCGACGGCGTCGACCTTGCCGAAGCCGACCCGAAGGAGGCGCGGAGCCGCATCGCGCTGGTGCCGCAGGACCTGACGATCTTCGCCGCTAGCATACGAGACAACATCGCCTTCGGCCGACCGGACGCGAGCGAGGCGGAGATCGTCGCGGCAGCGCGCGACGCGCATGCGGAAGAATTCATCATGAAGCTCGACAAGGGCTACGACACGCCCGTCGGCGAGCGCGGCGTCACGCTTTCCGGCGGCCAGCGGCAGCGGGTGGCGATCGCCCGCGCCATCCTGCGCGACGCGCCGATCCTGCTGCTCGACGAGGCGACCTCGGCGCTCGATGCGGAGAGCGAGACGCTGGTGCAGGCCGCGCTCGAGCGGCTGATGCAGGAACGCACCACGATCGTCATCGCGCACCGGCTGGCGACCGTGCTCAAGGCCGACCGCATCCTGGTGCTGGAGGACGGGCGCATCGTCGAGGAAGGGACGCATGCGAGCCTGGTCGAGAAGGACGGCGTCTATGCGCGGCTGGCGCGGCTGCAGTTCGAGCTCGGCGCCGGCGCGTTCCGCAAGGCGGCGGAGTAG